The following DNA comes from Malania oleifera isolate guangnan ecotype guangnan chromosome 12, ASM2987363v1, whole genome shotgun sequence.
cgacttatacccagcctacgtcctcgcctttggcaaaccaccaaaggattactaaacttgttccgttgacGGATGGAACAAgcctttacaatactccttggttaaggctagagcctgccttctccaaacgatatcccctcgttcggtcactccttacataggttagagcccgcctctctaagcaatatccccttgcttagccaacgatccaaacaacccttagaatcgtcaatctacaataaacaaatcaaatatttgtgtacaaataatttgctcctaaaagagctgattagtacaacaattgagaactatatacttcaaagtaaataacaatataaatattcaaattgaagctcaaggaagtatatcaccaatttaattctttcaatgaatgaaagattttagAATTGTAGCACGAACTTGGTGAGtaagatcaacaagaactcagtaagctttgtgcaagttgagatcaagagagagccttgaaaatgtgagagcaatttgagagattttgaatttttgctgaatttgaattcttgatctatgattcaataatatttgaggcttatttatagactttaaaaggtgagTAAATTGGTTCCCAAATgttttgaaatatcccccaagattccataaattttgagccataaataaccccatttaaagatttgaccgttatgagaaaaatcagaacagccgcgtggcagtcgcctgccccaaacctccagtcgcctgccatgtttaTTTTAAAGTAAATAGCAGGGGCAGTAGCCtgacagtcgcctgccagaacaaAGCCAGTCACCTtccatgaccacccaggcgcctatcCTAGTTTAGGCAGTCTACTAGTTACACACATGCTACTGTCAGTTTCGTGCACCCTTTTgttttttggtcataactttttatttgtagctccaaatttgatgatattagtttcaaaagaaagataagagaaaatcctacaacttttatgttaaactttttttaaaataaagagtttttgatagagaaaaatacatctcaatacacatatataaaaattaacagcattttgaaaatcctctttttgatgcttttcattccaaaaatgattctaacttttttgaaataatttttgacgctataaaaatattttccaagtgtgtttaaaggtatctaggtctaataatttaacctaagagtttcatgtattcatattgaaattatttgaagtacttacatgaaatttcctataaactccttcaaatttccaattcttgaatttcttgaggtctttatgcttgcttcatcattatttgagctttcatcaagttctctttaatcctaatgctctcatgatcttcaagatttatctttaaatccagttttgaatccatgctttaagtttcatattgaattcattctttgTAGTACAaactttcatcaattctttaacgctctatcattgagtcctgaaaatatatcacttaaacaaaacatgttaagttctacttgtttgttagcatcaaaataggatattaagccttgtaaggttaacaaggaatataaccaaatttcacacatacttatcatatacaatgcacgcaactccgaagtaagtcattcatgtaagtttcatcattatatagtcagtaagaatagtatactcgcatgaagttaaccagtagtacaattcagagttaatgtagttatataaattcacgtataaataggcgaaatctcaAAGTATGTGTAATGTATATGACTCGTCacacccaggataccagtggacacttacagaatggttgttttgactcggcctaactggtataccctcaagaacactaaaAAAAGATGGGTttactcatcatatgtgaggaggagtgtcgcgatcaaacattccacatattacaaggaacaaacgctaaatatatggagtggactagtctgaaaaggatctaacctatttgtgaggtgtcggatCTTTCACCCTatcatcttctcacctactcgccatatccaaccaaaacCACCATAGATCAACTAATTCACAAACCATacgtgaatacatttgaggcattaagcggttgaagagttttcatatgtggagaacatgtgttgtgtcctttacttttttgtggtatttgtgtgaaGCAgatattaacctttcatttcatgtgcatttctatttttcttattctttcttctgctcattcttcaatttctatcttttcattgtcaattaggacaatcattacacttctttcattatcttcataccaccaatgggaattaaactcgaacaatagtccatgaactaagtctgttTCTAGGGTGGCTcagtcttcacatcttgagtagactaCAAGACCTAAGCTTCTATCTCCCTACTAGATACCACCTCTAGGCTTGCAAGTCaaaaaaaatagagactagttTACAAAGAATCatctagaagaaaagagaactaagTTTCATGaattctgatttgatgttaacactaaAAAAGACAATAAATAGCtaaggatacctcacaaggtgtcatagttgccacaggtgttctctcaatattcaaaaggaaccctaagtgcaatgaatcacgtgaatgtatctattcagtctcatgagataccatgtaattACAAGAGTtcatataaccaaattaacacgaatgaactaccaatcaaccttcatggagttacaaagtcatataaagagatactacccataaatgactcaagtgtgtaattcttaagttatatgcaagtatgtgaagggtataagtcactattaatcatgacataatcatcTATCTTCAatactttttctttctttctttttctcttttttttttaattaatactcAGCAAGtggacgtgcacagtgtcacatgtaaattctcaccccccaactaaagtggaacattgtcctcaatgtgaaagtgtaggagaaatagaaaaactgtgcacggatgaacaaactaatagagaaaaaaatacaaaaaatcactaccaactaatgcaaaaaaaaaaaaaaaagaagaagagagaaatgcaaataaagaaaacaaataaaataaaaataaaaagaaagaaaagtaaTGAGAGAGAGGTCAGaaaactcccctagggtcttgtagAAGCAAGGCCTCTTCATTTGAGTCGAAGGGAGTCATGAAAGGTTTGAGTCGTTGTCCATTAACTGTGAAACTGTTGCCATTCTTTGGGTCCACAATCTCCACTGCACCGCGAGTATGAACATGTTTAATGATGTACGGGCCACCCCATCGGGACTTCAGCTTCCCAGGAAACAAATGTAACCAGGAATCGAAGAGGAAAACTTGTAGATTCGGGAAAAGGTGCTTGTCCTTGATTTTCATGTTATGCAGCAGTTTCATACATTTCTTTGCTAAACGAGCATTGTCATAGGCTTCTCTCCTggattcttcaagctcacatacctatAACTTTCTCAAACCTTTGGCATCATTGAaggaaaagttaatctgtttaatAGCCCATAATGCACGATGTTGAATTTCAGcgggtaaatgacatgccttatcGTAAAATAACTTGTAGGGACACATCCTTAAATTCATCTTGAATACAATTCGGCCCAGACTGCATCAACTAGTTTCTCTAACTAGACCTTTCGATTAGGACAACCCGtcttctcaagtatgatcttgatctctaCAAAGAATTGATGCTTATCCTGTGTTACCCCATGTTTTGGTGCTCGATTGGTGGCAAGATAGTTCACTATATCATCAAACCAAGGGCTACATGACATGTCGGTGATAGGATAGATAATGTCAGAATCTAACATCTTCaacacttctttctttaccaccttCATCATGGTTGGGTTCAGCCTCCATTACGGATCACGGACTGGTATTGCTTCTATCTCTATGGATTGCTCCTTTGATTCAAGTAACTCTCTAATCGAGGGAACTTTTTGATCAAATACCTCAGGTTGCTCAGGagcttcattctcaaatgcaccatcaGAAACAAATGCCGACAACAGTTCTAACATATCCAAGTCATCTACCACATCTACTGCGTGTACCTTTGAATCATCACACCCAGTTAGCGtcttattaaacacgttcatctccaatgtcatatttctGAATGTAAGCTTAAGTACTCCGCTTtgacaattaatcaaggcattggAAGTAacaaggaatggtcgcccaagaATAATAGGTGCCCGGTAGATGTTGGAAGCAAGCTGCTACATgtccaaaaccacaaagtccactAGGTAATAAAATTGTCAACTTGTACTAGCACATTTTCAATAACACCTTGTGGAGCTTTTAGTGATTTATCTGCCAATTGTAGCATCATGGGTattttcttcagctcacctaagcCCAACTGTTCGtattttgaaaatgggagcaagttcatatagctccccaaatcaagtaaggcTATCCCAATACGAGATTTACCAATCATGATAAAAATAGTGAGGGAACCAAGATCTTTGACTCAATATCAACACACTAACTTGCTCGGTCAAGAAAACTTTCTTTTTCatgttcaatttcctttttactgtgcacaGATCCTTTAGAAATTTTGTGTATGTAGGAACTTGTTGTATGACATCcaaaagtggaatgttgatcttcacctgtttgaagatttcttgaatctcagtgtgatacttattcttctgACCAGATGTCAATCTCTGatgatagggtaccacaggttgatactccttaatagTCACACCGTCCTTATTATTTGACTTCTTGGAATCTAAGCttgcttcatctgatttttcatTTCCTTCGTTTGTCTTAGTTGCCTCTTCAGGTGTTGGAGCAGCTGTTTGTTGATTAGTGGGCATTTCAGGATGGAAAACctcttttccacttctcaaggtaataactgcctttGCCGTTTCAATATAATCCCCTGAAATGGTATGCACTGGTTGCTGTTGTTGCCAATATACTTGGGGACTAGGCTGAGACTGTGcagaaaattttcctttttctaaggtattcagctgtgtacttatcttattcatggtgtCTCTTAGTTCACTGATGGCTTGAGTATTCTGACTGTGGTCGTGAtgtgaatctgcatgaattgtTGAAATATATTCGCCATttgtgtcatgctatcatcaaaATATTTCTTTGATGGAATATGAGCCAAATTTGGTTGAAATCCCGAAGGTGCGTAATTCTAAGAGACCTATTGCTATTGAGGAGCTGCAACTAAGTGATATAGTGGCtgcggaggtggtgcataagattgaggaaatTGCTGCAACTGTGAGGAAGATGGACCACACTGATTGTTCCTCCATGATAAGttcgggtgattcctccatcccggATTATAAGTGTTTGAGAATTGCTTATTTTGAGATTTGTTTATCTAATTTACTGACTGCATTTGATTAGATCCTTTCTCCTACAATACAGGAAAAAACGGACAATCCTCCACCGATTTCGTAGCTTTCACTTTCTCAGACTCCATGACTTCTATTTTTTTAGACAAAGCAGTAACAAGAGCCCGTAAATTAGTTTCCTCTTTGATCTCGtatctacctccaccactgattactctgagaggttgtgctgccaTTGGTGCCCGTTCATAccgtgtgttccattgttgggcactttcaGCTAAATAATCAAGGAATGATAGAGCCTCATCCGGTTCCTTGCTAAAGAACTCCTCATTGTACATAGTCTAGACAAACTATTTACATTCAAGGGgttagagcagtataaaaatatatcactaacctccaagattcgaattcGTGATGTGGACTTATATTcattaggtccttgaatctcttcCAGCAAGCTTGGAACGTCTCGTTACCTTTTTGCATGAattgactgatctgctcctgtagGTACTGAGCTCTCTACAAAGGAAAgaaattatgtaagaactcacgctgcatttcagcccaactagtaataAAGTTAGGTCTCAGAGatttaaaccagatttttgccttatctttcaaagaaaagggaaacaaatgAGGTTTGATATACTCATCTGTTCTAGCCCTATTAATGTAAGTGGTacaaaccaactcaaaatctgtcaaatgctagtatggactcttagaatccatcccgtgaaactggggTGTGACGCCTTGACCCTCTTAAACTCGGGTTCGATGTTATATCTGATAAAATCCccgataatccataatccatgatatacacagcggaaaacattaacataatctccatataatataaaaaccataatcaataatactggagtttactacccctatataacatcctttctatccatccaacacctgcattaccataaatacatacctctccacacatttcagtattttcacaatcattccttacttaacAGCCTTAAAAcgtaaagacataaaacataaatatttgcattcccaaactattataaaaaaatataccctttctctttatatttcccaaaaaatattaaaacacctcaagctctctaagctcaatcttgagaaaatcctgaaaaagataaattcatattcgggtgagacatatcttagtaagggaagaaaccatatattaaaatagtgtgtggccaacattagTCGATATAAcaacaaaatatttaacattttaaaatcattaacataatttctgaaatcattctgtgaacctaatcaatcacatgcaaagatttatctcacgagattactcgaggataggggtgattactcgcccatacaagtaacacccctctgctttgatatttaGATAACCCTAAGGTCAGTAATAAAGCATACcgaggcacttaccttactctgtaagccctcaagtgttagattgatttCGTACTCATaccattcaacaatagcttactggcAAAGACCCtaagaatagagaaatctacccgcccatacaagtaggttccctctgccctggTATGTTATGcagttactgccacatctgaagctattagtgcactcgccttactcagccaGCCCTCAGGCGAAGAATGCGCCCCGCCAAAACGTAACATGTTcgacatacataaatacttctaatatcataatacattattcttttctgtcattattcaatcatacacatccgttcatgttcataacttaaacattgcatttcatttcactttaagtgacttttttcgattttacattattcacatttcatactttatttccattccattcatttctcatttcatttcatttcatttcatttcataccttacccaacatttttcagttgtcatacatttacctaacatctttcagttattttacctaacatttttcagctgttacacatttacccagcatctttcagctgttttacctagcatcttttgactgttttacccaatatttttaagctgtttacccagcatttttcagctatttacatgggtgcattaacacacacaagcagcatactccatatcatgttttattcacaatgcattacttacttaacctacatctcatacatttaacatatatttgcacagaatctcatgtcacacaatttagtaataaaattcatacattgcctgtataataagccaaccaatatttaacggttatataccgaaaatacctttcattccttacataattagctttcattgcctgtaaaataaatcaaccaacatttaacaagCTATGAAGGGTAGCTTGGTCGGTGGGCCCCACAAGCAACTTGATTTTGAGCTAAAAATGAGCAGGTCAGTTGGTGGGCCTCATTGGCAGCTCAATTTTGGGAGAAGTGTGGTAGCATAGTTTGTAAGCCCCATAGGCTATTCAATTTTGAGCTTAGAAGGAGCAAGTCGGCTAATGGGCCCCATGGATATCTCAATTTTGAGCTTAAAAGAAGCAGGTTGATCGATAGTCTTAAAGGTAACTTTGCTTTGAGCTCAGAGGGGCGAGTCGATTGGTGGGTGTTACAGACttggggtgagcataattcggtgaaaaccgaaggttcgggtaaaaatcccggttcagtcggttcggttataattctacaaaatttcggttaatcgattTCGGTttggttaagggtaaaaaaaattttggttaaccgattaactgaattattaattaattagattttaaatataatttatgaatataaatttttcttatgcaagtgcattaaggagtttaattgacctatttggattctttgttctatggtaaaattttattttcattaataaaattaataaataaggtatttaattaagttggatttggttttaaaaaaaatttataattgtattatatttctagcaattaattttaaataattttggttaaaatcggttaaccgaattacccgaatgggcaattcggtcggggtcggttcggttaatgatattatttaaccgaatttttcggttaattcggttaattacccgaatttaacccaACCGACCGCTTGCTCACCCCTATTACAGACAACTTAGTTTTGAGATAAGAATGACATGTCAATCGGTTGATTCTCAAAGGTAGCTCAATTTTGACTTGGAAGGGGCAGTTCAATCGAGAACTCGACACTAGATTGTAATTGTATCCGTACATGGGGAAAGttctaaaatattttatttcaatccttcaaaatataaataaaatattgacTTAATTAACCATAAAGATTGAAGAATCATTTAATTTTACTTTATAGTGGGCTTAATCACCGATATcatgattataaaaattaatacaaattggGGGAAATGAAAAGACGCTTTGCCATCCACTCACCACTTCCATGGTAAGTGTGATTACACTTTAGTGTTGAACTGTCCTTGTATTTTGACATTgacacatatatataatatgtatcaTGATACCCTCCACTTGTAATTCCATGAGAATATCCTTATCTCTTGACTAGCTTAATACATCAAAGTTAATCAATTGCATTAATCTCGAAGTTCACTACTGAGTCATGTATGTTTTTAGTTGACTCCACTTCAGATACCAACCCACACAGAGCCATCCTCGTGTAAACTAAGATAGCCAGTGGAAGAGTAATTCATTACGCATGTTAGGTATTCCTCCATGCATTTATATAATATCGTATCATctttttattatatgttataattAAGCATATATCTTTGATATTTTTGTGTGTGCGTGTCTATATATACCTATAGCTGGAGAAGTAGAAGGTAGGACGAGACATCTCATAGAAATTAATTAAGTCAAAGTCTGAGAAGATTGATCGATCTAGCAGTAGCAGGACTGTACGTACGTGAATCGTAACTAAGAAGAGATGGAGTTGGAAGGACGAAGAGCGACGTGGATTCATCTTCAACTTCTAGTGCTTGTGGTGGTTCTTCTGGGTTTCTCTCACTTCATCTCCATCATCAATGCTGTTCCAGTTTCGAGTACTGATCAATctcctcacccccccccccccccccccaaaactcatcattcatatatatatacatatatatatatatatatatatttctgggaagatgaatttttttttggtgATTACAGGGACAAGAAATCTGGAGAATCTGGGTGGAGATCACAATATTATTCATCAATCTGATATTCAGAATGCCCCTCAGGTATCTATATTACATGGATtaattatgtgttttttttttaaaaaagaaaaaggaaaagaaactCTTTTGTTCTTGAGATGTACCCTTTCTTTACGAactagttctctctctctctctctctctctctctctctctctctctctctctccttctttgtGAGAGAGAACCTGAGGTGGGCAGGCCCTTGGGCTCCTTACATACCTCCTTGCCAAATTTAGAGTGAACTGACCACCACGCCTACTCTAACCAATAATGAATAGTCTAACGATTACCTTGTGAGATATCGAGTGCAACCTTAAGTCCCTCATCCACTCTTACACTTGACTCTCATTTCCTTGGACTATCTTTCCCTCCCTCTCTCCTTTAATAATCATGCATATCAATtgtttatacacacacacacacacgcacacacacaaccACACCACACATATAATTTAGTTGATGTTTTAATAAATATGTGTAATGCTTCAgaatatattttggaaaatattaaaaataatttgtcCAGTATAATATTTTAGATTGATAAAACATTTGTTAATATTTCTAGAGCACCAAAACATTTATATGAGAAGCTTAAATTATAATTTAGGCAACTTGCATTCATTAAAGTGTATGTCTTTTCTGGGACACTAGACCCAAGAAAGATTGGTATAATACCACATTGTgtaacaataaaattaaattacttTTGATTTGAATTAATCAAGTTTTTAGTTAACTTTAGTATAAATAAGATGACATTGTAacatttttctatagatttaacAAGATTTGTTATGagcataaaattaaaatttttatattaacATAGCATGCCTTTgcaatcataaattttttttatcccATCCCCATGTTTCACCAAGttatggatttggatttgtattgaattaaataagatgtaatatatcTAAATTCacccaaatctaaatctaaagttcaaaattcatgATAACATTAGAGTAgacatctttatatatatatatatatatatatatatatatatatatatataaaatttactaATGCAGTATTATACACTGTTTAAAGCAGATATTCACATTAATTCTTATATATTTATAATGTTTTTGTTCTTATAATGGAACCAGATAAGTAATAAAGAATCGACGAAAGAAGAAAAAGGCGGCGATGGCAACATAGAGGGGAGACTTTTAGAGAACCTTCATGACTATTCCGCCACACCCGACAACGGTCATGATCCGCGGTCGGGACGAGCAGCTAGCCATGAGAAgaaagattaattaattaattaattagtcttTGGGATAAATTTAAGCTTTTGTTTTTATGAAATCTAATGATGTACTAGTTTCATTATACTTTGATTGTTCAAAAATAGTTCATGTTAACATCCTACTGAAAATAGTGTCACACTGATTTTAAAAAGATTGtgaactatatatattattatatattgttATTGTTGATGTACTGTagttatacataaataataaaaatactttaatcctttaattaatattttaattttatttttaatttagtaCCTTTGCATGTAGGTGATGAAAAACATTCTTTTAATTAAggttaattttaaattttcagcGGTCATTCTTTAGTTGGGATAAATTTTGATGATGTTAGGAATTGGTCCGACACAAGATCCAATTCTTAAACTACTAATTAATAGATAAACATCCCACTTTACTAACAACGTACACAAACAAAAAAAGTATTTAGAAAACTTAGGTTAGTCTTGAGAGACCTCTCTAATACTTAAAGTCTTCAAATTGAAAGAATACCCCTTTACCTTTTATATGATCATACCTTCTATTTTTATAAATGCATGTTTGATTAATctgtatttaattaaaatttgataATCACTTACAGTCCTCTTGAGAGAAAGGCAATTTATTATAAAACTCAAAGGTTGTATCAAGAGGTTGGTTTGTGACTTGGTTAGCTGATGAAGACTTTCCTTTCTGTCGAGACTTCGTGAATTTAAAACCTGGAGAATAGCCATGTACTTTGTAGCATTTATCAACCGTGTGATTATCCAATCCACAATGAGTACAAAATAATTTGGCTCTCCTTTGTTGCTAATTTTTAGGAACAAAATTGTGGCTTGATAAATTTGATTCTTGAATTTTACTCATAAAAGCAATAGTGTCAATTTCCCTAGTTTTGCTAATTTCTCTCGATTTCTCTTCTTGGATCattaaagaaaaaactttgtTTATCTCTGGTAGAGATTCCATCATCAAAATTTGCCCTCTAACATGAGAAAAACCTTCATTTAATCCCATCAAAAATTGAATGACATGTTGTTTATCTTGATATTTCAAGAATTCCCGAATGGCATCACAAGTGCGGGTTCTTAGAAAACCACAAGAATAGGTGGGAATTTGATTGTAATTAGCCATTTCATCCCATAAAGACTTGA
Coding sequences within:
- the LOC131144946 gene encoding uncharacterized protein LOC131144946, with the translated sequence MELEGRRATWIHLQLLVLVVVLLGFSHFISIINAVPVSRTRNLENLGGDHNIIHQSDIQNAPQISNKESTKEEKGGDGNIEGRLLENLHDYSATPDNGHDPRSGRAASHEKKD